The Bacteroidota bacterium genome includes a window with the following:
- a CDS encoding ADP-ribosylglycohydrolase family protein, whose product MITTQDRFRGCLVGLAVGDAVGTTLEFRKPGTFEPISDMVGGGPFGLRPGYWTDDTSMALCLADSLITHKSMNLRDQMGRYANWYRHGYLSSTGTCFDIGNTVCTALHQFEQTNNPVAGSREPYTAGNGCLMRLAPVPMFYAAEPDQATLMSAESSLTTHGTVACLDSNRYYGGLIVAALHGLDKETILSTGYRPFGKVWEVGELDDAVDRVAQGSFKQRNPPDIAGTGYVVRSMEAALWAFYKSDNFRDGCLLAANLGDDADTTAAIYGQLAGAFYGYSGIPEDWRIKLKMHTEIVGMADALWELSGVGEIG is encoded by the coding sequence ATGATCACCACCCAAGACAGATTCCGTGGATGCCTTGTGGGCTTGGCAGTCGGCGACGCCGTCGGCACCACCCTCGAATTCCGCAAGCCCGGCACATTTGAGCCCATCAGCGACATGGTCGGCGGCGGACCGTTTGGCCTGCGACCCGGCTATTGGACAGACGATACTTCAATGGCGCTTTGCCTTGCGGATAGTTTGATCACCCACAAATCGATGAACTTGCGGGATCAGATGGGCCGTTATGCCAATTGGTACCGGCATGGCTACCTCAGCAGCACGGGAACTTGTTTTGATATCGGGAATACGGTTTGCACAGCTTTGCACCAATTCGAGCAAACCAACAATCCCGTCGCGGGCTCGCGTGAGCCGTACACTGCAGGCAACGGTTGCTTGATGCGCCTCGCGCCAGTTCCGATGTTTTATGCAGCGGAACCCGACCAAGCGACCTTGATGTCAGCCGAAAGCAGCCTCACCACACACGGCACTGTCGCCTGTCTCGATTCCAACCGCTACTATGGTGGATTGATTGTTGCCGCACTTCATGGGCTGGACAAGGAGACCATTCTCTCAACGGGCTATCGACCGTTCGGCAAGGTTTGGGAAGTCGGCGAATTGGACGATGCCGTGGACCGTGTGGCCCAAGGCAGCTTCAAGCAGCGCAATCCGCCGGACATTGCGGGAACGGGTTACGTTGTACGGTCCATGGAGGCTGCCTTGTGGGCATTTTACAAATCCGACAACTTCCGGGATGGTTGCCTGCTGGCCGCGAATCTTGGCGACGATGCCGACACCACCGCTGCGATTTACGGCCAATTGGCAGGCGCGTTTTATGGCTACAGCGGTATCCCCGAAGACTGGCGAATCAAACTCAAAATGCACACCGAAATCGTCGGAATGGCGGATGCGCTCTGGGAATTAAGTGGTGTAGGCGAAATCGGATGA
- a CDS encoding UDP-2,3-diacylglucosamine diphosphatase produces the protein MSLQKRNVDLVVLSDVHLGTHGSRADELLKYLRSISPKRVILNGDMIDIWQFRKHFWPQNHTAIIRHFMQWLREGVQIDYICGNHDELMRRYLGFELGKFSIVNNVVLEQNGKKVWVFHGDVFDKSMNHKWVAKWGGRWYDRSIRLNKMLNALLAKFGGRPRYISKALKDWVKGLVKKKHNWEEIAANAAIAKGFDMVMVGHIHKPEMREITTDKGSVLYLNSGDWMENLTSLEYHDGRWTLFKYQEEAFAAVPEVAPAMEPDLTDELTFALMLQEFGMQAG, from the coding sequence ATGTCACTCCAAAAACGAAATGTAGACCTTGTTGTCTTGTCAGACGTTCACCTTGGCACTCACGGGAGCCGGGCAGATGAGCTTTTGAAATACTTGAGGAGCATTTCACCCAAGCGGGTGATCTTGAATGGCGATATGATCGACATTTGGCAGTTCCGCAAACATTTCTGGCCACAAAACCATACCGCCATCATCCGCCACTTCATGCAATGGCTGCGTGAGGGTGTGCAAATCGACTACATCTGCGGCAACCACGACGAATTGATGCGCCGCTACCTCGGCTTCGAATTGGGCAAGTTCAGCATCGTCAACAATGTTGTGCTGGAACAAAACGGCAAAAAAGTCTGGGTGTTTCACGGTGATGTCTTTGACAAATCCATGAACCACAAATGGGTAGCCAAATGGGGCGGTCGTTGGTATGACCGCAGCATTCGCCTGAACAAAATGCTCAACGCCTTGCTCGCCAAGTTTGGCGGACGTCCCCGGTACATTTCCAAGGCGCTCAAGGATTGGGTCAAGGGATTGGTGAAGAAAAAGCACAATTGGGAGGAAATTGCCGCCAATGCCGCGATCGCCAAAGGCTTTGACATGGTCATGGTCGGCCACATCCACAAACCTGAAATGCGGGAAATCACCACCGACAAAGGCAGCGTGCTGTACCTCAACAGTGGCGATTGGATGGAAAACCTCACGAGTCTGGAATACCACGACGGTCGTTGGACCCTGTTCAAATACCAAGAAGAGGCTTTTGCTGCTGTTCCGGAAGTCGCGCCTGCAATGGAGCCCGACCTCACCGACGAATTGACTTTTGCCTTGATGTTGCAGGAGTTTGGGATGCAGGCAGGCTGA
- a CDS encoding toxin-antitoxin system YwqK family antitoxin, translating into MQKDWRAKGTRISENRELYGDHVRILLRYHSNRTVSEIVFGYIDKKEGFVSHGPARYYFDTGQLLSKRTFIQGKMQGKTEDFYRDGKFRARASVVDGRLNGSYQSYFPDGSLELACYYFMDSLDGTYRTFYSNHQPHKIAHWSRDKKVGVDSSFYENGKLESIVPFEEDQQHGIAKVFHRNGRQWTEMVYDNGRLVEVSFSQSKEGNPLDVGGFQNGEGWVNIYNENGILIERDFYKDGYWRKTRKAKE; encoded by the coding sequence ATGCAAAAGGACTGGCGCGCCAAAGGCACCCGCATTTCTGAAAACCGCGAACTCTACGGCGACCATGTGCGGATTTTACTGCGCTATCACAGCAATCGCACTGTTTCGGAAATCGTGTTTGGTTACATCGACAAAAAGGAAGGCTTTGTAAGCCATGGTCCGGCCCGCTACTACTTTGACACCGGCCAATTGTTGAGCAAGCGCACATTCATCCAAGGGAAAATGCAAGGCAAAACCGAGGATTTTTACCGGGACGGAAAGTTTCGCGCTCGTGCTTCTGTCGTGGACGGACGCTTGAATGGAAGTTACCAAAGCTATTTCCCCGATGGTTCATTGGAACTTGCTTGCTACTATTTTATGGACAGCCTTGACGGAACCTATCGCACCTTTTATTCAAACCATCAGCCACACAAGATCGCGCATTGGTCACGGGACAAAAAGGTCGGGGTCGACAGCAGCTTCTACGAGAATGGCAAATTGGAGAGCATAGTCCCGTTCGAAGAAGATCAACAACACGGCATCGCCAAGGTATTCCACCGCAACGGCCGCCAATGGACGGAAATGGTGTATGACAATGGCCGATTAGTCGAAGTCTCATTCTCCCAAAGCAAGGAAGGCAACCCACTGGACGTCGGAGGATTCCAAAACGGCGAAGGCTGGGTAAACATCTACAACGAAAACGGCATCCTGATCGAAAGGGACTTTTACAAGGACGGGTACTGGCGGAAAACGCGGAAGGCGAAGGAGTGA
- a CDS encoding helix-turn-helix domain-containing protein, with the protein MQPFVDNLKFLFAQKGLDRHVIAPKLNCTPAELQQWMEGTAEPDLQQLLTLAATFQVSVDRFLKRDLTNRAKAADIKLLVLDVDGVLTDGGIYLTEKGDEIKKFHARDGRGIMTAQKCGIEVAFLSGGQHSVAVEARAERLGIKRWFVGRTAKTIILEEWLAASKLSYAQVAYIGDDANDLGVIAKAGLTACPADAATKNRESVDIILNLPGGQGCVREFIEEHLGIEVD; encoded by the coding sequence ATGCAGCCATTCGTCGATAATCTCAAATTTCTGTTTGCGCAAAAGGGCCTGGATCGCCACGTCATTGCACCCAAGCTCAATTGCACTCCAGCTGAATTGCAGCAATGGATGGAGGGCACGGCCGAACCGGATTTGCAGCAATTGCTCACATTGGCTGCTACGTTTCAGGTGAGCGTGGACCGATTCCTAAAGCGCGACCTGACCAACCGCGCCAAGGCTGCAGACATCAAGCTGCTGGTATTGGACGTCGACGGGGTGCTGACTGATGGCGGCATCTACCTCACGGAAAAGGGCGACGAAATCAAAAAATTCCATGCCCGCGATGGGCGGGGCATTATGACCGCCCAGAAATGCGGAATCGAAGTCGCCTTCCTCAGTGGAGGTCAACATTCGGTCGCCGTCGAGGCCCGCGCAGAGCGCCTTGGCATCAAACGTTGGTTTGTCGGGCGCACCGCCAAAACCATCATTTTGGAGGAATGGCTTGCCGCGTCCAAACTCAGCTACGCTCAGGTCGCCTACATCGGTGACGACGCCAATGACCTCGGGGTGATCGCCAAGGCCGGACTCACCGCCTGCCCAGCCGACGCCGCCACCAAAAACCGCGAATCGGTCGACATCATTCTGAACCTTCCCGGCGGTCAAGGCTGCGTCCGCGAATTCATCGAGGAGCATCTGGGGATTGAGGTGGATTGA
- the aroF gene encoding 3-deoxy-7-phosphoheptulonate synthase translates to MIVHLTPAATETQAAQISEQIRALYFRDGDRFVLVTGAKDNSLEGIDDRLIESTWVMDSDIQLASRKYMPETRTVQIDSNLAIGGKTGNTMMITGPCSVESLEQIEVCAQLCVELGVKMLRAGAYKPRTSPYSFQGMGIEGLRLLDKMREKYGLKVITEVRDATHVEDVIAFADVIQIGAKAMYDQGILRRCATAGKPVLLKRGFGSTLQEFVQAAEFLLSGGNSNVVLCERGIRTFETKTRFTLDLCGVAYLKEYTNLPVILDPSHAMGYAYGVADLARACTAMGVDGLLIESHPNPKVAKSDASQQLDHPQFRALMQSLHPIAAAVGRQMI, encoded by the coding sequence ATGATCGTTCACCTTACGCCAGCTGCAACAGAAACGCAGGCAGCCCAGATTTCAGAACAAATTCGTGCGCTTTATTTTCGTGACGGCGACCGTTTTGTGCTCGTCACGGGTGCAAAAGACAATTCATTGGAAGGAATCGATGACCGCCTGATCGAATCCACTTGGGTCATGGACAGTGACATCCAGCTTGCGAGCCGCAAATACATGCCGGAAACCCGTACGGTTCAGATCGATTCCAACCTCGCCATCGGCGGGAAAACCGGCAATACGATGATGATCACCGGCCCCTGCAGCGTTGAATCCTTGGAGCAAATCGAAGTCTGTGCCCAGCTTTGCGTCGAACTCGGCGTGAAAATGCTGCGCGCGGGTGCCTACAAGCCACGGACTTCGCCCTACAGTTTCCAGGGAATGGGCATTGAGGGCTTGCGCCTGCTGGACAAAATGCGCGAAAAATACGGGCTGAAGGTCATCACCGAGGTGCGTGATGCGACCCATGTCGAAGACGTGATTGCATTCGCAGACGTGATCCAAATCGGCGCCAAGGCCATGTATGACCAAGGCATCCTGCGGCGTTGCGCAACGGCAGGCAAGCCAGTCTTGCTCAAGCGCGGCTTTGGATCCACCTTGCAAGAATTTGTCCAAGCCGCCGAATTCCTGCTCTCCGGTGGCAACAGCAACGTCGTGCTCTGCGAACGCGGCATCCGCACGTTTGAGACCAAGACAAGGTTCACCCTCGACCTTTGCGGGGTGGCCTACCTCAAGGAATACACCAATCTGCCCGTGATCTTGGATCCAAGTCATGCCATGGGCTATGCCTACGGTGTGGCCGACCTCGCACGCGCCTGCACCGCCATGGGCGTGGACGGGTTGCTCATCGAATCCCATCCGAATCCCAAGGTTGCAAAGAGCGATGCAAGTCAGCAGCTTGACCATCCGCAGTTCCGGGCATTGATGCAAAGCTTGCATCCGATCGCGGCCGCGGTAGGTCGCCAAATGATCTGA
- a CDS encoding Uma2 family endonuclease, with amino-acid sequence MKAAQYAVKGGPYYLIVHPEEEWIRIMGLEDGEYQTLSEQRDGQFTFDLDECKVEIDFGQIWI; translated from the coding sequence GTGAAAGCTGCCCAATACGCTGTCAAAGGTGGTCCGTATTATCTGATCGTGCATCCTGAAGAAGAATGGATCCGCATCATGGGTTTGGAAGATGGCGAATATCAGACTTTGTCCGAGCAACGAGACGGACAATTCACCTTTGATCTCGACGAATGCAAAGTAGAGATTGACTTCGGGCAAATCTGGATTTGA
- a CDS encoding Uma2 family endonuclease, with protein MEIEKPQTRDLLPRYTIRDWEQWEGQWELIDGLAWAMSPAPNSRHQELNFELLRAFKDSLKKCKMCKAYLPVNFKVDESTVLQPDLLVVCDAPKDFTILEKTPVLVGPPRICM; from the coding sequence ATGGAAATTGAAAAACCGCAAACGCGAGATTTGTTGCCCCGCTATACGATTCGGGATTGGGAACAATGGGAAGGTCAGTGGGAACTCATCGACGGATTGGCTTGGGCAATGTCTCCGGCGCCCAATAGCAGGCATCAGGAGCTAAATTTTGAACTTTTGCGTGCTTTCAAGGATAGCTTGAAAAAATGCAAAATGTGCAAGGCTTACTTACCTGTGAATTTCAAGGTAGATGAGTCTACCGTTCTTCAACCAGACTTACTGGTAGTTTGCGATGCCCCCAAGGACTTCACCATCCTTGAGAAAACGCCGGTTTTGGTCGGCCCACCAAGGATTTGCATGTGA
- a CDS encoding HD domain-containing protein, whose protein sequence is MNLEEARHYILNWLDRGLSADLTYHSPSHTRDVVAATMRIAPLEGIGGEDLVLLETAALYHDAGFLQQYHLHEEQSCLIAREALPSFGYSSAAIDLICETIMATRIPQSPKTLLAEVLCDADLDYLGSDDFYRIGNGLFQEFLHHGVIGDEMAWNRMQVRFLESHAYFTKTAQAERNPGKLERLKEVKAFVAGYAD, encoded by the coding sequence ATGAATCTGGAGGAAGCGCGGCACTACATTCTCAATTGGCTTGACCGAGGATTATCTGCGGACCTGACCTACCATTCGCCATCTCATACGCGCGATGTGGTCGCCGCGACGATGCGGATCGCACCATTGGAAGGAATTGGCGGCGAAGATTTGGTGCTTTTGGAAACGGCAGCCTTGTACCACGATGCAGGATTTCTTCAGCAATATCATTTGCATGAAGAACAAAGCTGCCTGATTGCACGGGAGGCATTGCCAAGTTTCGGATACTCCTCGGCAGCGATCGATCTGATATGTGAGACCATTATGGCCACCCGCATTCCGCAAAGTCCAAAAACACTTCTGGCAGAGGTGCTCTGTGACGCTGACCTAGACTACCTTGGAAGTGACGATTTCTACCGAATCGGGAACGGTCTATTTCAAGAATTCCTCCATCACGGCGTCATTGGCGACGAAATGGCTTGGAACAGAATGCAGGTGCGTTTTCTCGAAAGCCACGCTTACTTTACAAAAACAGCCCAAGCGGAACGAAATCCTGGCAAACTTGAGCGCCTGAAAGAAGTCAAGGCGTTCGTCGCCGGTTATGCCGATTAA